The following coding sequences lie in one Maledivibacter sp. genomic window:
- a CDS encoding molybdopterin-guanine dinucleotide biosynthesis protein MobB, whose protein sequence is MKVFSVFGFTGSGKTTTIENIIRELKMRKYSVGSVKEIHYEDFAIDMVGSNTYRHRMAGAELVTARGYFETDVLFPKKISVEKMLSFYDQEYVVLEGVTDYNLPKILTAKSIDEIEEKLDESVFAISGRISNDIDSYKGIPVINSLDNLDELVDTIEEKVFVKLPDFESKCCSACGYDCRTLGIKILKGEAKRSDCILSESNVSLFINDKKIDIVPFVQSILSNTIQGIVSELDGYERGSKIRIEIGKEDAK, encoded by the coding sequence ATGAAAGTATTTTCAGTGTTTGGATTTACAGGTTCTGGGAAAACAACTACTATAGAAAATATAATTAGGGAATTAAAAATGAGAAAATATTCAGTTGGGTCGGTAAAGGAAATACACTACGAAGACTTTGCCATAGATATGGTAGGCAGTAACACATATAGGCATAGGATGGCTGGAGCAGAGCTTGTAACAGCTAGAGGATATTTTGAAACCGATGTTCTTTTCCCAAAGAAAATTTCTGTAGAAAAGATGCTGAGCTTTTATGATCAGGAATATGTGGTATTAGAAGGAGTTACTGACTATAATTTACCCAAAATTCTTACTGCAAAAAGCATAGATGAAATAGAGGAAAAATTAGATGAAAGTGTTTTTGCTATATCAGGTAGAATTTCCAATGATATTGATTCCTACAAGGGTATACCCGTAATAAATAGTTTGGACAATCTGGATGAATTGGTTGATACGATTGAGGAAAAAGTATTTGTCAAGCTTCCCGATTTTGAGTCTAAATGTTGTAGTGCTTGTGGTTATGATTGTAGAACCCTAGGTATTAAGATTCTTAAAGGGGAAGCAAAGCGAAGCGATTGTATACTGTCAGAAAGCAATGTGAGCCTATTTATTAATGATAAAAAAATTGATATTGTACCCTTTGTGCAAAGCATACTATCAAATACTATACAGGGAATAGTTAGTGAGCTTGATGGCTATGAGAGAGGCTCAAAAATTAGGATTGAAATAGGTAAGGAAGATGCTAAGTAA
- a CDS encoding energy-coupling factor transporter transmembrane protein EcfT, with amino-acid sequence MMEDKLLDPRTKLIIVISISSLSVLIGDLKYLILIFGISLVVSQILKSEVFIVFKKLRKILGVFIAMIIIQSLFIKGGTPILALGRFTLLTDMGIFRALEFLLRISIILISAAILMTSTSREILQGLVEWKIPYEIAFMVSIAIRFLPLLREELEDTLIAIQLRGIDMDKLSINEKIKLYSHIFIPVVAGAIVKSKKLSIAMECRGFRAFNKRTSYIRLKMNKRDYLISIASIMTSAFIAYLYVTL; translated from the coding sequence ATGATGGAAGATAAACTACTGGATCCCAGAACTAAGTTAATCATTGTCATATCCATATCATCGTTATCCGTGCTTATAGGGGACTTGAAGTATCTAATATTGATATTTGGAATATCCCTTGTGGTCAGCCAGATTTTAAAGAGTGAGGTTTTTATAGTATTTAAGAAATTAAGAAAAATTTTAGGTGTATTCATTGCTATGATCATTATTCAAAGTTTATTTATAAAGGGTGGGACTCCAATACTAGCCCTAGGAAGATTTACTTTATTGACGGATATGGGAATCTTTAGGGCCTTAGAATTTCTTCTTCGAATATCCATTATATTGATATCTGCAGCTATACTCATGACTTCTACATCCCGGGAGATACTTCAAGGTCTTGTTGAGTGGAAGATACCCTATGAAATTGCCTTTATGGTATCCATAGCCATACGGTTTTTACCCTTACTAAGGGAAGAACTTGAAGATACCCTTATAGCAATTCAACTTAGAGGAATAGATATGGATAAGCTATCAATAAATGAAAAAATAAAACTCTATTCCCATATATTTATACCTGTAGTTGCAGGAGCAATTGTAAAATCTAAGAAGCTTTCTATAGCTATGGAATGTAGGGGTTTTCGAGCTTTTAATAAAAGAACCAGCTATATAAGACTAAAGATGAATAAAAGGGATTACTTAATATCCATAGCCAGTATAATGACATCGGCCTTTATAGCTTATTTATATGTGACCCTATAA
- a CDS encoding energy-coupling factor ABC transporter ATP-binding protein: MTYIDAKNIVFGYPRRKKVINDISLNIFKEDITAITGHNGGGKTTLGKLLAGILKPMDGDVFICGNNTRKLNLGQIGNKIGYLFQNPSRQLFTSTVTEELLFVDKLKGRDIHQSYDKMEKLLDFFDLSPKRHDVTFNLSYGEKQRLALAAILMNKPKFLILDEPTTGLDKIRKEKLSKYLMELIGDGVGMIIISHDFDFVKSHATRRIEMARGEIIDDGR; this comes from the coding sequence ATGACTTATATTGATGCAAAGAATATTGTCTTCGGATATCCAAGAAGAAAAAAAGTTATTAACGACATTTCCTTAAATATATTTAAAGAGGATATTACAGCTATAACTGGACACAATGGAGGAGGAAAGACGACTCTAGGGAAGTTGTTGGCAGGAATATTAAAACCCATGGATGGAGATGTTTTTATTTGTGGCAATAACACAAGAAAATTAAATCTAGGACAAATTGGCAATAAAATAGGATATTTGTTTCAAAATCCTAGCCGTCAGCTTTTTACCTCAACAGTCACTGAAGAGCTGCTATTTGTGGATAAGCTTAAGGGAAGAGACATCCATCAGTCCTATGATAAAATGGAAAAACTTTTGGATTTCTTTGATCTAAGCCCGAAAAGACATGATGTTACCTTTAATTTGAGTTATGGTGAAAAGCAAAGATTAGCTTTGGCAGCAATACTTATGAATAAACCTAAATTTTTGATACTTGATGAGCCTACAACTGGACTAGATAAAATTAGAAAGGAAAAGCTTTCTAAATATCTTATGGAGCTTATAGGTGATGGAGTAGGTATGATAATCATTAGCCATGATTTTGATTTTGTAAAATCACATGCCACACGAAGAATTGAAATGGCAAGAGGTGAAATAATTGATGATGGAAGATAA
- a CDS encoding energy-coupling factor ABC transporter ATP-binding protein, with the protein MIPAIEIDNLYFKYKGQSDYILNGINLNIQRGEVLAIVGLSGNGKSTLCYTLNGIIPNTFKGNLQGNVKIFGENVRDMNMAKLATIIGVVFQDPDTQLFSPTVEDEIAFGPENLCIPREEIAVRIDEVLKLTGMEKYRYHNPNNLSGGEKQLIALAGVLSLEPNILVFDEAMAQIDDRGKGIIKRVIRRLKDDGKTIVMIEHDFNNLDVADRVILLKNGKLNEFKGEL; encoded by the coding sequence GTGATACCCGCTATTGAAATAGATAATCTTTACTTTAAATATAAGGGACAAAGTGACTACATACTTAATGGCATTAATCTTAATATACAAAGGGGAGAAGTTCTAGCTATAGTGGGATTAAGTGGCAATGGTAAAAGCACATTATGCTACACATTAAACGGTATCATTCCAAATACATTCAAAGGGAATCTACAGGGGAATGTTAAAATTTTTGGAGAAAATGTTAGGGATATGAATATGGCAAAGCTTGCAACCATAATTGGTGTAGTTTTTCAAGACCCTGATACCCAATTGTTTTCTCCCACTGTTGAGGATGAGATTGCCTTTGGGCCAGAGAATCTCTGTATTCCAAGGGAAGAGATTGCAGTAAGGATTGATGAGGTTCTAAAGCTTACGGGAATGGAGAAATATAGGTACCATAATCCTAATAATCTTTCAGGAGGAGAGAAGCAACTCATCGCCCTTGCAGGAGTATTGAGCCTAGAACCCAATATTTTAGTTTTCGATGAAGCCATGGCACAAATAGATGATAGGGGAAAAGGAATAATAAAAAGGGTTATAAGAAGATTGAAGGATGATGGAAAAACCATAGTAATGATAGAACATGATTTTAATAACCTAGATGTGGCAGATAGAGTGATTTTATTAAAAAACGGAAAATTAAATGAATTTAAAGGAGAATTGTAG
- a CDS encoding molybdopterin-dependent oxidoreductase, producing MMNRKITLVIIILAVIVGSTAYMNLKTVEVKKELQENAEFVIKENGKEIAKLNMKEIRTLGETEFSANLKTNGKEPIRYTYTGVPLKNLFEKYGVDIKEKSTLVVTAIDGYTVAVEIDKILEDDNVYLAYMREGKSIGNREDGGKGPYQMIISKDKISQHWCKFAVEADVK from the coding sequence ATGATGAATAGAAAAATAACCTTGGTAATTATAATTTTAGCTGTAATAGTTGGCAGTACAGCATATATGAATCTAAAAACCGTAGAAGTTAAAAAGGAATTGCAGGAAAACGCTGAGTTTGTTATTAAGGAAAATGGTAAGGAGATAGCAAAACTAAATATGAAGGAAATAAGAACACTTGGAGAAACGGAATTCAGTGCAAATCTTAAGACAAATGGAAAAGAGCCTATCCGTTATACTTATACTGGGGTTCCACTTAAGAACTTATTTGAAAAGTATGGTGTAGACATTAAGGAAAAATCTACTTTGGTTGTAACAGCTATTGATGGTTATACGGTTGCAGTTGAAATTGATAAAATACTTGAGGACGATAATGTGTATTTAGCTTATATGAGAGAAGGTAAATCCATAGGGAATAGGGAAGATGGTGGAAAGGGACCCTATCAAATGATTATAAGCAAGGATAAAATTAGTCAACATTGGTGCAAGTTTGCAGTGGAGGCAGATGTTAAGTGA
- a CDS encoding alkaline phosphatase family protein — MNKNLKPSIPFTMLLIIGAASLILGALIGRMTTPSLEEVSTYIPGLAVIGDVNEVVSVADFKSTGAKEEALNQRLIPLKELIYMAKPAAKSYDILLVGEDGLFAQIASKNMDDCYLKFSDKNGWESITENHPINSRIKGMKEIVVVSKDNSWDYGFNVITTRENLINITPGQLYLKELTLYPYFDGKSTKAEGGREYDVRLYKQKKLLPIKEIVNSNEGPFLMMGENGAYERIDSEGYLELIGNRIHYIDPDNRKQIHGIKGIMTEIPADSIMNTYYDALHYIENGEKVLILFLDGFGYHQYEYALSKGYIPFMGSLEKPKMATTVFKPVTNAGFAAMITGQPPNINGVYDRKYKELKTESIFGFAQKKDKKAVLIEADIKILNTEIEPILNIDRNKNGTKDDEVFETSLKELKEELDLALVHFHSIDDMGHEKGDFAKETMDTLKIVDEYVRELSTRWNGRIIITSDHGMHSTPKGGTHGMFRYEDMTVPYFDLEGGGE, encoded by the coding sequence ATGAATAAAAATTTAAAACCATCTATTCCTTTTACGATGCTGCTAATCATAGGTGCGGCTTCCTTGATATTAGGGGCTTTAATTGGAAGAATGACAACACCTAGCTTAGAAGAAGTATCTACATATATTCCTGGGCTTGCCGTAATAGGGGATGTAAACGAGGTGGTTTCAGTAGCGGATTTCAAATCCACAGGGGCAAAGGAAGAGGCTTTAAATCAAAGGCTTATTCCCCTTAAGGAGCTTATATATATGGCAAAGCCTGCTGCTAAAAGCTACGATATACTTTTGGTGGGTGAGGATGGTTTATTTGCCCAAATAGCAAGTAAAAATATGGATGATTGTTACCTGAAGTTTTCTGATAAAAATGGTTGGGAATCTATAACAGAAAATCATCCAATTAACAGTAGAATAAAGGGAATGAAAGAAATAGTAGTTGTTTCAAAGGATAATTCTTGGGATTATGGGTTCAATGTCATTACCACAAGAGAAAATCTTATAAATATTACTCCGGGACAGTTATATCTTAAAGAGCTTACTTTATATCCATACTTTGATGGCAAGTCAACTAAAGCCGAAGGCGGAAGAGAATATGATGTAAGACTATATAAGCAGAAAAAACTGCTTCCAATAAAAGAAATTGTCAATTCAAATGAGGGGCCATTTTTAATGATGGGAGAAAACGGTGCTTATGAAAGGATTGATAGTGAAGGATACCTTGAATTAATTGGTAATAGGATTCATTATATTGATCCAGATAATAGAAAACAAATTCATGGCATAAAGGGTATCATGACTGAGATACCAGCGGATAGTATAATGAATACCTATTATGATGCCCTACATTATATTGAAAATGGGGAAAAGGTTTTAATACTTTTCTTAGACGGTTTTGGGTACCATCAATATGAATATGCTTTATCAAAGGGCTACATCCCCTTTATGGGAAGCCTAGAGAAGCCTAAGATGGCAACAACGGTATTTAAGCCAGTTACAAATGCAGGGTTTGCCGCAATGATCACTGGACAACCTCCAAATATAAATGGAGTATATGATAGAAAGTATAAGGAGCTGAAAACAGAATCCATATTCGGGTTTGCACAGAAGAAGGATAAGAAAGCAGTACTTATTGAAGCGGATATAAAGATTTTAAATACGGAAATAGAACCAATTTTAAATATCGATAGAAATAAAAACGGAACAAAGGACGACGAAGTATTTGAGACTTCATTAAAGGAATTGAAGGAAGAGCTTGATTTAGCATTAGTTCATTTTCACAGTATAGACGATATGGGCCATGAAAAGGGGGACTTTGCAAAGGAAACAATGGATACCCTAAAAATAGTTGATGAATATGTGAGAGAATTATCTACTAGGTGGAATGGGAGGATAATAATAACCTCTGACCATGGAATGCACTCCACACCCAAGGGAGGAACCCATGGAATGTTCAGATATGAAGATATGACTGTACCTTATTTTGATCTTGAGGGAGGCGGGGAATGA
- a CDS encoding ECF transporter S component: MGKFLSGFSVFELIIIAMMAALGIATKPVVVPLAHIITGPLYIPGGAIAGGFYMMWIVLGAGLVGKRGSATLIAFVQAIMIIVTGLYGTHGILSIATYTLPGFMVDILLFIIRGKGNRILDCFLAGIAANISGTFLSNIVFFRLPLIPLILSLSSAALSGGIGGIIAYNIIKGLGKFNLLEIEG; the protein is encoded by the coding sequence ATGGGTAAATTTCTTAGTGGTTTCTCTGTATTTGAACTCATCATAATAGCTATGATGGCGGCATTAGGAATAGCAACAAAGCCAGTGGTTGTACCACTGGCTCATATTATAACGGGACCATTATATATACCTGGAGGAGCCATTGCCGGAGGATTTTACATGATGTGGATAGTACTTGGGGCTGGGCTTGTAGGGAAAAGAGGCAGTGCCACTTTGATAGCATTTGTTCAAGCCATAATGATAATAGTAACTGGGCTTTATGGTACCCATGGAATATTGAGTATAGCAACCTATACATTACCGGGCTTTATGGTAGATATCTTACTATTTATTATAAGAGGTAAAGGAAATAGAATATTAGACTGCTTTCTAGCTGGAATAGCTGCCAACATTAGTGGAACCTTTTTGTCAAACATAGTTTTTTTTAGACTTCCACTTATTCCTTTAATATTGTCATTAAGCAGTGCAGCACTATCGGGGGGAATTGGAGGTATAATTGCCTACAACATTATTAAGGGACTTGGAAAATTTAATTTGTTGGAAATAGAAGGATAG
- a CDS encoding molybdopterin-dependent oxidoreductase, whose translation MKMKKIMGFVLILALMLTVFVGCKVEENATTQEAVWTISVAGIKDEAISFTDLDAEEIGVKEIKATMKKKDGSEKEQTWKGYGLKEVLEQLGAGEYNSVTVEAVDGYGKELTKDLVISEGTILGVMVDGEALKEDNRVQLVINGKGSNWWIKGVAKIKVIK comes from the coding sequence ATGAAAATGAAAAAAATAATGGGTTTTGTTTTAATTCTAGCTTTAATGTTAACTGTTTTTGTAGGATGTAAGGTGGAGGAGAATGCTACGACTCAGGAAGCGGTGTGGACTATAAGTGTAGCAGGCATTAAGGATGAAGCAATAAGCTTTACCGATCTAGATGCAGAGGAAATTGGAGTCAAAGAGATTAAAGCTACGATGAAGAAAAAAGATGGAAGTGAAAAGGAACAAACATGGAAGGGATATGGACTTAAGGAAGTACTAGAGCAATTAGGGGCTGGAGAATATAATTCAGTTACAGTTGAAGCTGTAGATGGATATGGTAAGGAATTAACAAAGGATTTAGTAATTAGTGAAGGTACTATTCTAGGGGTAATGGTAGATGGGGAAGCGCTAAAAGAGGATAATAGGGTTCAATTAGTTATTAACGGTAAAGGTTCAAATTGGTGGATAAAGGGAGTCGCTAAAATAAAAGTTATTAAATAA
- a CDS encoding molybdopterin-dependent oxidoreductase, with translation MNNLIKKVGLLTLILLLIFSVSCTNKAIKTSEGNQNNEMKEVVEISIKGFKDGDKKISVEKLKELAPVIEEMESITSSGEIKKKKVTGISLEGLLELYGASQKNYGGIRFIAGDSYSIVVPKEILQKRDVVLAYEVEDKPLDEKALPLMSAIPDERSMYWVKNLVGIELLEEEQSTINKIVFIETAASSLQQEDYTYYESTDKAIKVVDLFNAFSGVTDKKGASLKAVDGLEKHEDIEVLKSGYIKVTGKDIPLFLSPELPKGMHVKNILLLTYGDTIYVSLTQALNAFENKAVEDKKGVSLKSLFKEAGLNSGDKYLCIAEDGYETEISADHIEKGLVYPRNKGGFTLMFEGMPKNTKIKGIIKIEAKK, from the coding sequence ATGAATAATTTGATAAAAAAAGTGGGACTACTTACGCTCATTCTTTTACTAATATTTTCCGTATCATGCACTAATAAGGCCATAAAAACCAGTGAAGGTAATCAAAATAATGAAATGAAGGAAGTAGTAGAAATATCTATTAAAGGATTTAAGGATGGAGATAAGAAGATAAGCGTTGAAAAACTCAAGGAGCTAGCCCCAGTAATAGAGGAAATGGAGTCTATCACATCGAGTGGAGAAATCAAAAAGAAAAAGGTAACGGGGATTTCTCTTGAGGGGTTGCTGGAGCTTTATGGAGCCTCTCAAAAAAATTATGGGGGCATTCGGTTTATAGCTGGTGATAGTTATTCCATAGTAGTTCCTAAGGAAATACTCCAAAAAAGAGATGTGGTTTTAGCCTATGAAGTGGAGGATAAACCCTTAGATGAAAAAGCCTTACCATTAATGTCGGCTATACCCGATGAAAGATCCATGTATTGGGTAAAAAATCTTGTTGGAATCGAGCTTCTTGAGGAAGAACAAAGTACTATAAATAAGATAGTATTTATAGAGACAGCAGCTTCTAGTTTACAGCAAGAGGATTATACCTATTATGAAAGTACGGACAAAGCTATAAAAGTGGTTGACTTATTTAATGCATTCAGTGGGGTTACTGATAAAAAAGGAGCATCCTTAAAGGCTGTAGATGGATTAGAAAAGCATGAAGACATAGAGGTATTAAAGTCTGGATATATTAAAGTAACTGGTAAAGATATTCCCTTATTTCTATCACCGGAGCTTCCCAAGGGAATGCATGTAAAAAATATTCTCCTTTTAACATATGGAGATACTATATATGTTTCACTGACTCAAGCATTAAATGCATTTGAAAACAAAGCAGTTGAAGATAAAAAAGGAGTATCACTAAAAAGCCTATTTAAAGAAGCAGGACTTAATAGTGGAGACAAGTATTTATGTATAGCTGAGGATGGATATGAGACTGAAATATCCGCTGACCATATAGAAAAGGGGTTAGTATATCCAAGAAATAAGGGTGGATTTACTTTAATGTTTGAGGGAATGCCTAAAAATACTAAAATAAAAGGAATTATTAAAATAGAAGCTAAGAAATAG
- a CDS encoding FMN-binding protein, translated as MITILLSSCGAKIDKDVQAVTKENQTVKNLDEYENKNVYGVYKVIDDKTEELIQLVKVKGYVDEIKIMVTINCKTEKIRHIQVLEHRESKDYGGLLTEEWFLERFKEKSVATPLRMVKMSSKEEKEIVAITGATITSETVIKGVNLCMDNYQRIRGSNK; from the coding sequence ATGATTACTATTTTACTATCATCTTGTGGTGCAAAGATAGATAAAGATGTACAAGCAGTAACTAAAGAAAATCAGACAGTAAAAAATTTGGACGAATATGAGAATAAGAATGTTTATGGGGTTTATAAAGTAATAGATGACAAAACCGAAGAATTAATTCAATTGGTTAAAGTAAAAGGATATGTGGATGAAATAAAGATTATGGTTACAATTAATTGTAAAACAGAAAAAATTAGACATATACAAGTCTTAGAACATAGGGAATCTAAGGATTATGGAGGCTTGTTAACTGAAGAATGGTTTTTAGAGAGATTTAAAGAAAAGTCTGTGGCTACTCCACTAAGGATGGTAAAAATGTCTAGTAAAGAAGAAAAAGAAATTGTGGCTATAACTGGGGCAACAATTACCAGTGAGACCGTTATTAAAGGGGTTAATCTTTGTATGGATAATTATCAAAGGATCAGGGGGAGTAATAAATGA
- the cysQ gene encoding 3'(2'),5'-bisphosphate nucleotidase CysQ, translated as MNFVKELDISKELAVSAGEAIMKIYNNPFDVEYKEDESPITIADKASNEIIINGLSSKFSNHAILSEECRDDLLRLNNDWCFIVDPLDGTKEFVKKNGEFTVNIALAYKNRVVLGVIYIPVTKELYYAAKGLGAFYQIESSIKKISVSDKIENIRVMKSRSHASDKLKYIIERNHSKISEVKSAGSSLKGCLIARGEAEVYYRYGLTKEWDTAAMQCIVEEAGGIFRQIDGTDMLYNRQNTLNDKGFYILNKIENTLK; from the coding sequence ATGAATTTCGTTAAAGAACTAGACATATCTAAAGAATTAGCTGTTAGTGCTGGAGAAGCTATAATGAAAATCTATAATAATCCCTTTGATGTAGAGTATAAAGAAGATGAATCTCCAATAACAATAGCCGATAAGGCATCCAATGAAATAATAATTAATGGACTCAGTAGTAAATTTTCAAACCATGCCATTCTATCAGAGGAGTGCAGGGATGATTTATTAAGATTAAATAATGATTGGTGCTTTATAGTTGATCCCTTAGATGGTACTAAGGAATTTGTAAAGAAAAATGGAGAATTTACTGTTAACATTGCACTGGCATATAAAAATAGAGTTGTGCTTGGGGTTATATACATACCAGTTACAAAGGAGCTTTATTATGCTGCAAAGGGTTTAGGTGCATTTTATCAAATAGAATCAAGTATTAAGAAAATATCAGTTTCAGATAAAATTGAAAATATAAGAGTGATGAAGAGCAGATCCCATGCCAGTGATAAATTGAAATATATTATTGAACGTAATCATTCTAAAATATCAGAAGTTAAAAGTGCAGGCAGCTCCCTAAAGGGGTGCTTAATAGCAAGGGGAGAAGCCGAAGTCTATTATCGCTATGGTTTAACAAAGGAATGGGATACTGCTGCAATGCAATGTATAGTTGAAGAAGCCGGTGGTATATTTAGACAAATTGATGGAACTGACATGCTATACAATAGACAAAACACTTTAAATGATAAAGGCTTTTACATACTAAATAAAATTGAAAATACACTTAAATGA
- a CDS encoding ribonuclease H-like YkuK family protein, with protein sequence MMSEKLYYLNNMTFSNSTISHMTFDEVFINILNFIEAEPTAKYKLAIGTDSQVKSSTHFISAIHLHRVGLDGIGKGAWGCIKEYIIPRRVNSLREKISIETSLTQELLFLFDYNRVSQILDILIPYVDKGANFSLEAHIDIGRKGATRELINEMVGRFSGMDVETKIKPDSYAASSYADRYTK encoded by the coding sequence ATGATGAGTGAAAAACTTTATTATCTAAATAACATGACTTTTTCAAACTCAACTATTTCACATATGACATTTGATGAAGTTTTCATCAATATATTAAACTTTATTGAAGCTGAACCCACGGCTAAATATAAATTAGCTATTGGGACAGATTCACAGGTCAAATCCTCAACCCACTTCATATCAGCCATCCATCTTCATAGAGTTGGCTTAGATGGTATAGGTAAGGGGGCATGGGGATGTATAAAGGAATATATAATTCCAAGGAGAGTAAATAGCCTTAGGGAAAAAATTTCAATAGAAACCTCTTTAACCCAAGAGCTACTATTTTTATTTGATTATAATCGGGTATCACAAATACTAGATATCCTAATCCCATATGTGGACAAAGGCGCAAATTTTTCACTGGAAGCCCATATTGATATAGGCAGAAAGGGTGCTACCAGGGAATTAATCAATGAAATGGTTGGCAGATTCTCAGGTATGGACGTAGAAACAAAGATTAAACCCGACTCCTATGCCGCATCCTCATATGCAGACAGATATACAAAATAA
- a CDS encoding proline racemase family protein, producing MMHFKNRIDCIDAHTGGEPLRIVTSGLPPIIGNTILEKRDYMLKNYDNLRKLMMLEPRGHSGMYGCILVDAVTEDGDFGVLFTHNEGLSSMCGHGIIAVTKVAIQTGMIVAKEGQNIVKIDAPAGRITAYADVKNGEVERVRFQNVPCFVYAENIKVNVEGIGDIIADVVYCGAFYVYLDAAKVGLKVIPEYTEQLVKVGMEIKHRVMEMMEFNHPTSGVNWLYGTIFFEKPERDGDKVLTKNVCIFADGQVDRSPTGTGTGGRVALHYHTGEMKKDDILVNNSIIDTVMEGKIIEEIKVGHYDAVLTEVSGTAHIMGFTQLVLDPEDPLPEGFRIIGS from the coding sequence ATGATGCATTTTAAAAATAGAATTGATTGTATCGATGCTCATACTGGAGGAGAACCACTAAGAATAGTTACTTCTGGACTACCTCCTATTATAGGAAATACAATCCTTGAAAAAAGAGATTATATGCTAAAAAATTATGATAACTTAAGAAAGCTAATGATGCTTGAACCAAGGGGACACAGTGGCATGTATGGTTGTATCCTAGTTGATGCCGTTACTGAAGATGGAGATTTTGGTGTATTGTTTACCCATAATGAGGGACTTAGTTCCATGTGTGGCCATGGAATAATTGCCGTTACAAAGGTCGCTATCCAGACTGGAATGATCGTAGCCAAGGAAGGACAAAACATTGTAAAAATCGATGCTCCTGCGGGAAGAATTACTGCATATGCCGATGTGAAAAATGGAGAGGTTGAAAGAGTAAGATTTCAAAATGTCCCTTGCTTTGTTTATGCTGAAAATATTAAAGTCAATGTAGAGGGCATAGGTGATATAATAGCAGATGTTGTTTATTGTGGAGCATTTTACGTATATCTTGATGCAGCTAAAGTTGGATTAAAAGTAATTCCTGAATATACGGAGCAATTGGTTAAGGTTGGTATGGAAATTAAGCACAGGGTAATGGAAATGATGGAATTTAATCATCCTACATCGGGAGTAAACTGGCTTTATGGAACAATTTTCTTTGAAAAGCCAGAAAGGGATGGGGATAAAGTTTTAACAAAGAATGTTTGTATTTTTGCCGATGGACAAGTCGACAGATCTCCAACGGGTACTGGAACCGGCGGTAGAGTAGCACTTCACTATCATACAGGAGAAATGAAAAAGGATGATATTCTAGTAAATAATAGTATTATTGATACTGTTATGGAAGGGAAAATAATCGAAGAAATAAAAGTTGGACACTATGATGCAGTTCTTACTGAAGTATCGGGTACTGCACATATTATGGGTTTCACTCAATTAGTATTAGACCCGGAAGATCCACTACCAGAAGGATTTAGAATTATTGGAAGCTAA